One Siniperca chuatsi isolate FFG_IHB_CAS linkage group LG3, ASM2008510v1, whole genome shotgun sequence genomic region harbors:
- the LOC122871662 gene encoding uncharacterized protein LOC122871662 isoform X4, giving the protein MSRRSSRLVSGGYYNSDEESDSSSVTNISYRENPVKVFKKKAGTRKAGPRTPSRANSNASSGSPEPPITAGQYDGLSPSPSSSQTQPTMRTVPYIPTMATPRPALTPSSARSQTPSRCPSVPPEKSPYAGLCSSSRPGLHLRPNHKEPSQSAVDSSGYSSSEGNHRKPTAAGATTGSTSRICSDSSAPSTGFRSRISSAFFSLMDSISLMAITVQSKIMHLTALANTSFSSHMKKACGLFLLLLLILLCIWFFLPLLASLISRMTVTKTPSQTKPKSQPVIHGTPSPQLNTMHPTPVVDPAVVSAAIEAKMQRLMEELQLKQDELQLKQERLLSQMKERLQLDMQDMKAKLEVVNSDSRMHLEQELAGLGMQVVDYQTESHSAAASLSLRIQALEAQNAKLSQEWSSIQLMPPPAPCPDTSANPVQNHLTPELQQAMEKWLTDRIKYVLHVNQEQDAIRLGDKGSYSDCGRPMADKMADFALETQGASVISTRCSETYRIRSACVTLFGFPLWYPSESPRTVIQGFPVLLPGKCWAFHGVQGTLVISLSHPITITHVTLDHLPRYNSPTGRIDSAPKDFEVYGMKDDTEEGTLLGTFTYDENGESTQTFKLPNPSDVVYRFVELRVLTNWGHVEYTCLYRFRVHGQIAST; this is encoded by the exons ATGTCTCGTAGGAGTTCTCGCCTGGTGTCCGGTGGCTACTATAATTCAGATGAAGAATCTGATTCAAGTAGCGTAACAAACATATCCTACCGTGAAAACCCTGTCAA GGTTTTCAAGAAGAAGGCAGGGACCCGCAAGGCCGGCCCCCGTACCCCCAGTAGAGCCAATAGCAATGCTAGTTCTGGCAGCCCCGAGCCACCCATCACTGCAGGCCAGTATGATg GCCTGAGTCCTTCTCCCTCGAGCAGTCAGACACAGCCAACCATGAGGACTGTACCCTACATTCCCACCATGGCCACCCCTCGGCCGGCCCTGACCCCATCATCAGCCCGGAGTCAAACGCCCTCACGCTGCCCCTCAGTACCTCCAGAAAAGAGCCCCTACGCTGGgctctgcagctccagcagACCAGGATTACACCTAAGACCCAACCACAAGGAGCCGAGTCAGAGCGCTGTGGACAGCTCAGGGTACTCGTCCTCTGAAGGCAATCACAGGAAGCCCACAGCTGCCGGCGCCACCACTGGCAGCACCAGTAGGATCTGCAGTGACAGTAGCGCTCCCAGTACTGGATTTAGAAGCAGAATCAGCAGTGCCTTCTTTAGTCTGATGG acTCAATCTCATTGATGGCCATCACAGTACAGTCAAAAATAATGCATCTGACAGCTTTAG CTAATACTTCGTTCAGCAGTCACATGAAGAAGGCTTGTGgtctgtttctcctcctcctcctcatactTCTAT GTATTTGGTTCTTCCTTCCCTTGTTGGCCTCTCTCATCTCCCGCATGACGGTCACAAAAACCCCGTCACAGACAAAACCCAAGAGTCAACCTGTTATCCATGGCACTCCTTCTCCTCAACTCAACACAATGCATCCTACACCTGTAGTG GATCCAGCTGTTGTGTCTGCTGCTATAGAAGCAAAGATGCAGCGTCTTATG GAGGAGCTGCAGCTGAAGCAAGATGAGCTACAGCTGAAGCAGGAACGCCTTCTCTCCCAG atGAAGGAGAGACTACAGCTGGACATGCAGGATATGAAAGCCAAGCTTGAGGTTGTGAACTCGGACAGTCGGATGCATCTGGAGCAGGAGCTTGCTGGGTTAGGCATGCAGGTGGTGGATTACCAGACAGAGAGccactctgctgctgccagcCTCAGCCTCAGGATCCAAGCTTTAGAGGCCCAGAATGCCAAG CTGTCCCAGGAGTGGTCGTCCATCCAGCTGATGCCTCCTCCAGCCCCCTGTCCTGATACCAGTGCCAACCCTGTCCAAAACCATCTCACCCCAGAGCTCCAACAGGCCATGGAGAAGTGGCTCACTGACCGCATCAAG tatgtactgcatgTGAATCAGGAGCAGGATGCTATCAGGCTTGGTGACAAAGGAAGCTACTCAGACTGTGGACGTCCCATGGCTGACAAAATGGCCGACTTTGCACTGGAGACTCAAG gtgccAGTGTGATCAGTACCAGGTGTTCAGAGACATATCGTATTCGTTCAGCCTGTGTGACCTTGTTTGGATTCCCTCTGTGGTATCCATCTGAAAGCCCACGCACTGTTATTCAG GGCTTCCCGGTGCTGCTCCCAGGGAAATGTTGGGCATTTCACGGTGTCCAGGGGACTCTTGtgatctctctgtctcaccccaTCACGATAACTCATGTGACGCTGGACCACCTGCCGCGCTACAACTCCCCCACCGGCCGCATCGACTCCGCCCCCAAAGACTTTGAAGTCTAT GGAATGAAAGATGACACAGAAGAAGGAACACTGCTGGGGACATTCACTTATGATGAAAATGGAGAGTCAACACAGACGTTTAAGCTGCCT AACCCCAGTGACGTGGTGTATCGATTTGTGGAGCTGCGTGTCCTCACTAACTGGGGTCATGTGGAATATACGTGTCTTTACCGCTTCCGTGTGCATGGACAGATCGCCTCTACATGA
- the LOC122871662 gene encoding SUN domain-containing protein 2-like isoform X3: MSRRSSRLVSGGYYNSDEESDSSSVTNISYRENPVKVFKKKAGTRKAGPRTPSRANSNASSGSPEPPITAGQYDGLSPSPSSSQTQPTMRTVPYIPTMATPRPALTPSSARSQTPSRCPSVPPEKSPYAGLCSSSRPGLHLRPNHKEPSQSAVDSSGYSSSEGNHRKPTAAGATTGSTSRICSDSSAPSTGFRSRISSAFFSLMDSISLMAITVQSKIMHLTALANTSFSSHMKKACGLFLLLLLILLCIWFFLPLLASLISRMTVTKTPSQTKPKSQPVIHGTPSPQLNTMHPTPVVDPAVVSAAIEAKMQRLMEELQLKQYELQLKQERLPSQDPAVVSAAVEAKMQRLMEELQLKQDELQLKQERLLSQMKERLQLDMQDMKAKLEVVNSDSRMHLEQELAGLGMQVVDYQTESHSAAASLSLRIQALEAQNAKLSQEWSSIQLMPPPAPCPDTSANPVQNHLTPELQQAMEKWLTDRIKEQDAIRLGDKGSYSDCGRPMADKMADFALETQGASVISTRCSETYRIRSACVTLFGFPLWYPSESPRTVIQGFPVLLPGKCWAFHGVQGTLVISLSHPITITHVTLDHLPRYNSPTGRIDSAPKDFEVYGMKDDTEEGTLLGTFTYDENGESTQTFKLPNPSDVVYRFVELRVLTNWGHVEYTCLYRFRVHGQIAST; encoded by the exons ATGTCTCGTAGGAGTTCTCGCCTGGTGTCCGGTGGCTACTATAATTCAGATGAAGAATCTGATTCAAGTAGCGTAACAAACATATCCTACCGTGAAAACCCTGTCAA GGTTTTCAAGAAGAAGGCAGGGACCCGCAAGGCCGGCCCCCGTACCCCCAGTAGAGCCAATAGCAATGCTAGTTCTGGCAGCCCCGAGCCACCCATCACTGCAGGCCAGTATGATg GCCTGAGTCCTTCTCCCTCGAGCAGTCAGACACAGCCAACCATGAGGACTGTACCCTACATTCCCACCATGGCCACCCCTCGGCCGGCCCTGACCCCATCATCAGCCCGGAGTCAAACGCCCTCACGCTGCCCCTCAGTACCTCCAGAAAAGAGCCCCTACGCTGGgctctgcagctccagcagACCAGGATTACACCTAAGACCCAACCACAAGGAGCCGAGTCAGAGCGCTGTGGACAGCTCAGGGTACTCGTCCTCTGAAGGCAATCACAGGAAGCCCACAGCTGCCGGCGCCACCACTGGCAGCACCAGTAGGATCTGCAGTGACAGTAGCGCTCCCAGTACTGGATTTAGAAGCAGAATCAGCAGTGCCTTCTTTAGTCTGATGG acTCAATCTCATTGATGGCCATCACAGTACAGTCAAAAATAATGCATCTGACAGCTTTAG CTAATACTTCGTTCAGCAGTCACATGAAGAAGGCTTGTGgtctgtttctcctcctcctcctcatactTCTAT GTATTTGGTTCTTCCTTCCCTTGTTGGCCTCTCTCATCTCCCGCATGACGGTCACAAAAACCCCGTCACAGACAAAACCCAAGAGTCAACCTGTTATCCATGGCACTCCTTCTCCTCAACTCAACACAATGCATCCTACACCTGTAGTG GATCCAGCTGTTGTGTCTGCTGCTATAGAAGCAAAGATGCAGCGTCTTATG GAGGAGCTGCAGCTGAAGCAGTACGAGCTACAGCTGAAGCAGGAACGCCTTCCCTCCCAG GATCCAGCTGTTGTGTCTGCTGCTGTAGAAGCAAAGATGCAGCGTCTTATG GAGGAGCTGCAGCTGAAGCAAGATGAGCTACAGCTGAAGCAGGAACGCCTTCTCTCCCAG atGAAGGAGAGACTACAGCTGGACATGCAGGATATGAAAGCCAAGCTTGAGGTTGTGAACTCGGACAGTCGGATGCATCTGGAGCAGGAGCTTGCTGGGTTAGGCATGCAGGTGGTGGATTACCAGACAGAGAGccactctgctgctgccagcCTCAGCCTCAGGATCCAAGCTTTAGAGGCCCAGAATGCCAAG CTGTCCCAGGAGTGGTCGTCCATCCAGCTGATGCCTCCTCCAGCCCCCTGTCCTGATACCAGTGCCAACCCTGTCCAAAACCATCTCACCCCAGAGCTCCAACAGGCCATGGAGAAGTGGCTCACTGACCGCATCAAG GAGCAGGATGCTATCAGGCTTGGTGACAAAGGAAGCTACTCAGACTGTGGACGTCCCATGGCTGACAAAATGGCCGACTTTGCACTGGAGACTCAAG gtgccAGTGTGATCAGTACCAGGTGTTCAGAGACATATCGTATTCGTTCAGCCTGTGTGACCTTGTTTGGATTCCCTCTGTGGTATCCATCTGAAAGCCCACGCACTGTTATTCAG GGCTTCCCGGTGCTGCTCCCAGGGAAATGTTGGGCATTTCACGGTGTCCAGGGGACTCTTGtgatctctctgtctcaccccaTCACGATAACTCATGTGACGCTGGACCACCTGCCGCGCTACAACTCCCCCACCGGCCGCATCGACTCCGCCCCCAAAGACTTTGAAGTCTAT GGAATGAAAGATGACACAGAAGAAGGAACACTGCTGGGGACATTCACTTATGATGAAAATGGAGAGTCAACACAGACGTTTAAGCTGCCT AACCCCAGTGACGTGGTGTATCGATTTGTGGAGCTGCGTGTCCTCACTAACTGGGGTCATGTGGAATATACGTGTCTTTACCGCTTCCGTGTGCATGGACAGATCGCCTCTACATGA
- the LOC122871662 gene encoding SUN domain-containing protein 2-like isoform X1, with amino-acid sequence MSRRSSRLVSGGYYNSDEESDSSSVTNISYRENPVKVFKKKAGTRKAGPRTPSRANSNASSGSPEPPITAGQYDGLSPSPSSSQTQPTMRTVPYIPTMATPRPALTPSSARSQTPSRCPSVPPEKSPYAGLCSSSRPGLHLRPNHKEPSQSAVDSSGYSSSEGNHRKPTAAGATTGSTSRICSDSSAPSTGFRSRISSAFFSLMDSISLMAITVQSKIMHLTALANTSFSSHMKKACGLFLLLLLILLCIWFFLPLLASLISRMTVTKTPSQTKPKSQPVIHGTPSPQLNTMHPTPVVDPAVVSAAIEAKMQRLMEELQLKQYELQLKQERLPSQDPAVVSAAVEAKMQRLMEELQLKQDELQLKQERLLSQMKERLQLDMQDMKAKLEVVNSDSRMHLEQELAGLGMQVVDYQTESHSAAASLSLRIQALEAQNAKLSQEWSSIQLMPPPAPCPDTSANPVQNHLTPELQQAMEKWLTDRIKYVLHVNQEQDAIRLGDKGSYSDCGRPMADKMADFALETQGASVISTRCSETYRIRSACVTLFGFPLWYPSESPRTVIQGFPVLLPGKCWAFHGVQGTLVISLSHPITITHVTLDHLPRYNSPTGRIDSAPKDFEVYGMKDDTEEGTLLGTFTYDENGESTQTFKLPNPSDVVYRFVELRVLTNWGHVEYTCLYRFRVHGQIAST; translated from the exons ATGTCTCGTAGGAGTTCTCGCCTGGTGTCCGGTGGCTACTATAATTCAGATGAAGAATCTGATTCAAGTAGCGTAACAAACATATCCTACCGTGAAAACCCTGTCAA GGTTTTCAAGAAGAAGGCAGGGACCCGCAAGGCCGGCCCCCGTACCCCCAGTAGAGCCAATAGCAATGCTAGTTCTGGCAGCCCCGAGCCACCCATCACTGCAGGCCAGTATGATg GCCTGAGTCCTTCTCCCTCGAGCAGTCAGACACAGCCAACCATGAGGACTGTACCCTACATTCCCACCATGGCCACCCCTCGGCCGGCCCTGACCCCATCATCAGCCCGGAGTCAAACGCCCTCACGCTGCCCCTCAGTACCTCCAGAAAAGAGCCCCTACGCTGGgctctgcagctccagcagACCAGGATTACACCTAAGACCCAACCACAAGGAGCCGAGTCAGAGCGCTGTGGACAGCTCAGGGTACTCGTCCTCTGAAGGCAATCACAGGAAGCCCACAGCTGCCGGCGCCACCACTGGCAGCACCAGTAGGATCTGCAGTGACAGTAGCGCTCCCAGTACTGGATTTAGAAGCAGAATCAGCAGTGCCTTCTTTAGTCTGATGG acTCAATCTCATTGATGGCCATCACAGTACAGTCAAAAATAATGCATCTGACAGCTTTAG CTAATACTTCGTTCAGCAGTCACATGAAGAAGGCTTGTGgtctgtttctcctcctcctcctcatactTCTAT GTATTTGGTTCTTCCTTCCCTTGTTGGCCTCTCTCATCTCCCGCATGACGGTCACAAAAACCCCGTCACAGACAAAACCCAAGAGTCAACCTGTTATCCATGGCACTCCTTCTCCTCAACTCAACACAATGCATCCTACACCTGTAGTG GATCCAGCTGTTGTGTCTGCTGCTATAGAAGCAAAGATGCAGCGTCTTATG GAGGAGCTGCAGCTGAAGCAGTACGAGCTACAGCTGAAGCAGGAACGCCTTCCCTCCCAG GATCCAGCTGTTGTGTCTGCTGCTGTAGAAGCAAAGATGCAGCGTCTTATG GAGGAGCTGCAGCTGAAGCAAGATGAGCTACAGCTGAAGCAGGAACGCCTTCTCTCCCAG atGAAGGAGAGACTACAGCTGGACATGCAGGATATGAAAGCCAAGCTTGAGGTTGTGAACTCGGACAGTCGGATGCATCTGGAGCAGGAGCTTGCTGGGTTAGGCATGCAGGTGGTGGATTACCAGACAGAGAGccactctgctgctgccagcCTCAGCCTCAGGATCCAAGCTTTAGAGGCCCAGAATGCCAAG CTGTCCCAGGAGTGGTCGTCCATCCAGCTGATGCCTCCTCCAGCCCCCTGTCCTGATACCAGTGCCAACCCTGTCCAAAACCATCTCACCCCAGAGCTCCAACAGGCCATGGAGAAGTGGCTCACTGACCGCATCAAG tatgtactgcatgTGAATCAGGAGCAGGATGCTATCAGGCTTGGTGACAAAGGAAGCTACTCAGACTGTGGACGTCCCATGGCTGACAAAATGGCCGACTTTGCACTGGAGACTCAAG gtgccAGTGTGATCAGTACCAGGTGTTCAGAGACATATCGTATTCGTTCAGCCTGTGTGACCTTGTTTGGATTCCCTCTGTGGTATCCATCTGAAAGCCCACGCACTGTTATTCAG GGCTTCCCGGTGCTGCTCCCAGGGAAATGTTGGGCATTTCACGGTGTCCAGGGGACTCTTGtgatctctctgtctcaccccaTCACGATAACTCATGTGACGCTGGACCACCTGCCGCGCTACAACTCCCCCACCGGCCGCATCGACTCCGCCCCCAAAGACTTTGAAGTCTAT GGAATGAAAGATGACACAGAAGAAGGAACACTGCTGGGGACATTCACTTATGATGAAAATGGAGAGTCAACACAGACGTTTAAGCTGCCT AACCCCAGTGACGTGGTGTATCGATTTGTGGAGCTGCGTGTCCTCACTAACTGGGGTCATGTGGAATATACGTGTCTTTACCGCTTCCGTGTGCATGGACAGATCGCCTCTACATGA
- the LOC122871662 gene encoding SUN domain-containing protein 2-like isoform X2: MSRRSSRLVSGGYYNSDEESDSSSVTNISYRENPVKVFKKKAGTRKAGPRTPSRANSNASSGSPEPPITAGLSPSPSSSQTQPTMRTVPYIPTMATPRPALTPSSARSQTPSRCPSVPPEKSPYAGLCSSSRPGLHLRPNHKEPSQSAVDSSGYSSSEGNHRKPTAAGATTGSTSRICSDSSAPSTGFRSRISSAFFSLMDSISLMAITVQSKIMHLTALANTSFSSHMKKACGLFLLLLLILLCIWFFLPLLASLISRMTVTKTPSQTKPKSQPVIHGTPSPQLNTMHPTPVVDPAVVSAAIEAKMQRLMEELQLKQYELQLKQERLPSQDPAVVSAAVEAKMQRLMEELQLKQDELQLKQERLLSQMKERLQLDMQDMKAKLEVVNSDSRMHLEQELAGLGMQVVDYQTESHSAAASLSLRIQALEAQNAKLSQEWSSIQLMPPPAPCPDTSANPVQNHLTPELQQAMEKWLTDRIKYVLHVNQEQDAIRLGDKGSYSDCGRPMADKMADFALETQGASVISTRCSETYRIRSACVTLFGFPLWYPSESPRTVIQGFPVLLPGKCWAFHGVQGTLVISLSHPITITHVTLDHLPRYNSPTGRIDSAPKDFEVYGMKDDTEEGTLLGTFTYDENGESTQTFKLPNPSDVVYRFVELRVLTNWGHVEYTCLYRFRVHGQIAST; encoded by the exons ATGTCTCGTAGGAGTTCTCGCCTGGTGTCCGGTGGCTACTATAATTCAGATGAAGAATCTGATTCAAGTAGCGTAACAAACATATCCTACCGTGAAAACCCTGTCAA GGTTTTCAAGAAGAAGGCAGGGACCCGCAAGGCCGGCCCCCGTACCCCCAGTAGAGCCAATAGCAATGCTAGTTCTGGCAGCCCCGAGCCACCCATCACTGCAG GCCTGAGTCCTTCTCCCTCGAGCAGTCAGACACAGCCAACCATGAGGACTGTACCCTACATTCCCACCATGGCCACCCCTCGGCCGGCCCTGACCCCATCATCAGCCCGGAGTCAAACGCCCTCACGCTGCCCCTCAGTACCTCCAGAAAAGAGCCCCTACGCTGGgctctgcagctccagcagACCAGGATTACACCTAAGACCCAACCACAAGGAGCCGAGTCAGAGCGCTGTGGACAGCTCAGGGTACTCGTCCTCTGAAGGCAATCACAGGAAGCCCACAGCTGCCGGCGCCACCACTGGCAGCACCAGTAGGATCTGCAGTGACAGTAGCGCTCCCAGTACTGGATTTAGAAGCAGAATCAGCAGTGCCTTCTTTAGTCTGATGG acTCAATCTCATTGATGGCCATCACAGTACAGTCAAAAATAATGCATCTGACAGCTTTAG CTAATACTTCGTTCAGCAGTCACATGAAGAAGGCTTGTGgtctgtttctcctcctcctcctcatactTCTAT GTATTTGGTTCTTCCTTCCCTTGTTGGCCTCTCTCATCTCCCGCATGACGGTCACAAAAACCCCGTCACAGACAAAACCCAAGAGTCAACCTGTTATCCATGGCACTCCTTCTCCTCAACTCAACACAATGCATCCTACACCTGTAGTG GATCCAGCTGTTGTGTCTGCTGCTATAGAAGCAAAGATGCAGCGTCTTATG GAGGAGCTGCAGCTGAAGCAGTACGAGCTACAGCTGAAGCAGGAACGCCTTCCCTCCCAG GATCCAGCTGTTGTGTCTGCTGCTGTAGAAGCAAAGATGCAGCGTCTTATG GAGGAGCTGCAGCTGAAGCAAGATGAGCTACAGCTGAAGCAGGAACGCCTTCTCTCCCAG atGAAGGAGAGACTACAGCTGGACATGCAGGATATGAAAGCCAAGCTTGAGGTTGTGAACTCGGACAGTCGGATGCATCTGGAGCAGGAGCTTGCTGGGTTAGGCATGCAGGTGGTGGATTACCAGACAGAGAGccactctgctgctgccagcCTCAGCCTCAGGATCCAAGCTTTAGAGGCCCAGAATGCCAAG CTGTCCCAGGAGTGGTCGTCCATCCAGCTGATGCCTCCTCCAGCCCCCTGTCCTGATACCAGTGCCAACCCTGTCCAAAACCATCTCACCCCAGAGCTCCAACAGGCCATGGAGAAGTGGCTCACTGACCGCATCAAG tatgtactgcatgTGAATCAGGAGCAGGATGCTATCAGGCTTGGTGACAAAGGAAGCTACTCAGACTGTGGACGTCCCATGGCTGACAAAATGGCCGACTTTGCACTGGAGACTCAAG gtgccAGTGTGATCAGTACCAGGTGTTCAGAGACATATCGTATTCGTTCAGCCTGTGTGACCTTGTTTGGATTCCCTCTGTGGTATCCATCTGAAAGCCCACGCACTGTTATTCAG GGCTTCCCGGTGCTGCTCCCAGGGAAATGTTGGGCATTTCACGGTGTCCAGGGGACTCTTGtgatctctctgtctcaccccaTCACGATAACTCATGTGACGCTGGACCACCTGCCGCGCTACAACTCCCCCACCGGCCGCATCGACTCCGCCCCCAAAGACTTTGAAGTCTAT GGAATGAAAGATGACACAGAAGAAGGAACACTGCTGGGGACATTCACTTATGATGAAAATGGAGAGTCAACACAGACGTTTAAGCTGCCT AACCCCAGTGACGTGGTGTATCGATTTGTGGAGCTGCGTGTCCTCACTAACTGGGGTCATGTGGAATATACGTGTCTTTACCGCTTCCGTGTGCATGGACAGATCGCCTCTACATGA